A window of the Candidatus Woesearchaeota archaeon genome harbors these coding sequences:
- a CDS encoding class I SAM-dependent methyltransferase: MTKQQHYYSEKQRSSLKPNKITYNILGNELSITTGSGVFSRKKIDRGTEILIENAIIKDNDQVLDMGCGYGIVSIALSKKYKITCTLIDINQRALAFAAKNLKQNKVEGEIILSNLYEKLSKTKIFDAILTNPPQHAGKKICFQLIEQAPLHLNKGGLLQLVARHNKGGKHLSEHMKQVFGNVKEIAIESGYRVYVSEKNE, translated from the coding sequence ATGACCAAACAGCAGCATTATTATTCTGAAAAACAACGCAGTTCGTTAAAGCCAAACAAAATAACCTACAATATATTAGGAAATGAGCTTTCGATAACAACAGGAAGCGGTGTTTTTTCTAGAAAAAAAATTGATAGAGGAACAGAAATATTGATTGAAAATGCGATCATAAAAGACAACGATCAAGTGCTTGATATGGGATGCGGCTACGGCATCGTTAGCATAGCTTTAAGTAAAAAATACAAAATTACCTGCACCTTAATTGATATCAACCAACGCGCTCTTGCATTTGCAGCAAAAAATCTTAAACAAAACAAAGTAGAAGGAGAGATTATACTAAGCAATTTATATGAAAAACTGTCCAAAACAAAAATATTCGATGCTATTCTTACTAATCCGCCGCAGCATGCAGGAAAAAAAATCTGTTTTCAATTAATTGAACAAGCGCCGTTGCATTTGAACAAAGGCGGATTATTACAATTAGTAGCCCGTCATAATAAAGGCGGCAAGCATCTTTCAGAACACATGAAACAAGTCTTTGGCAATGTCAAAGAAATTGCCATTGAATCAGGATATAGGGTATATGTGAGCGAGAAAAATGAGTGA
- a CDS encoding Fic family protein — translation MFVNKRIRNHQEFKYLEHSFRIGHTVKKISIYLPLKKTISLEEFEKRNEHEIKKIAQERVNFIKKTYDLNKFFVYTNILQNIESIRTSFQVMMDLLDEAGKKRVYDEFIRTFIVNSLEMEGGTVTYETAKKIDLKRLIKKPDEVNEVDITLYKNVQDTYKKMSELRLRSAHDIANVHKMMYQNIYTFAGKFRKIEVTFGVTENAITSDSRDIRKRLVLAIHNFKKDKKNKYLFENILRFHTTYEAIHPFRDGNSRLGRLLVAMDFFKEGYPPPILKKTNAQAYRSSLVKAINYNNYTSLLKLYYKVYKKTWFKFFKPLIYESIRGNSKHI, via the coding sequence ATGTTTGTCAATAAAAGAATAAGAAACCATCAGGAATTTAAATATCTTGAACATAGTTTTAGAATAGGTCACACTGTAAAGAAAATAAGTATCTATCTACCGCTTAAGAAAACAATAAGTTTAGAGGAATTTGAAAAAAGAAATGAACATGAAATTAAAAAAATTGCTCAGGAAAGGGTTAATTTCATTAAGAAAACATATGATTTAAACAAATTTTTTGTCTATACAAATATTCTTCAAAATATAGAGTCTATAAGAACAAGCTTCCAAGTGATGATGGATCTTTTAGATGAAGCAGGTAAAAAGAGAGTCTATGATGAATTTATAAGGACATTCATCGTTAATAGCTTAGAAATGGAAGGCGGAACAGTAACATACGAAACTGCAAAAAAAATAGATTTGAAAAGATTGATTAAAAAACCTGATGAAGTAAATGAAGTAGATATTACGCTCTATAAAAATGTTCAGGATACTTATAAGAAGATGTCAGAATTAAGATTAAGAAGCGCCCACGATATTGCAAATGTCCATAAGATGATGTATCAGAATATCTATACTTTTGCTGGAAAATTCAGAAAAATAGAAGTAACCTTTGGCGTGACTGAGAATGCTATAACCTCAGACAGCAGGGATATAAGAAAAAGGTTAGTACTGGCGATACATAATTTCAAAAAAGATAAGAAAAACAAGTATCTCTTTGAAAATATTTTAAGATTTCATACTACTTATGAAGCAATTCATCCTTTTAGAGATGGAAATAGTAGATTAGGGAGATTATTAGTGGCAATGGATTTCTTCAAAGAAGGCTATCCACCTCCTATACTAAAAAAAACAAATGCTCAGGCATACAGATCATCATTAGTAAAAGCAATTAATTATAATAATTATACGTCCTTGTTAAAATTATATTATAAAGTATATAAAAAGACTTGGTTTAAATTCTTTAAGCCACTTATTTACGAAAGTATAAGAGGCAATTCCAAACATATATAA
- the gatB gene encoding Asp-tRNA(Asn)/Glu-tRNA(Gln) amidotransferase subunit GatB, with the protein MVNGKFNSDVVIGLEIHFQPNLKSKLFCSCATKAETKKNENSKDEPNTRTCVICLGMPGSKPMLNKKALDYGLKLGLALNCSIALELIFSRKSYFYPDLAKNYQISQFELPLGKNGEIVLSSGKKIGIERIHLEEDPASLVHPNTIHDSAYTLIDYNRSGICLIELVTKPEMRSPEEAREFLKKLRTILQYLEIFDEQTGVIKADANISIKESGYVRSEVKNITGFKEIERALLYEVERQKQAMQNNEKLVMDTRGWNALTGKTTRLRTKETEADYGYIIDPDLVPIDITQEMIEKTKRGLPELPDEKIKRFITKHKLSPIDAQVLAMERVLAELFEKVAEEIDPILAAQWLRHELVKVANYHKLALDQLRIEELEIVELLSMVEKKEISDRTAQQILSLLTEKGFSPRQYVKEHKLTIVSDTKELEELCKKAIAESQPAIDDYKAGKEIALNNVVGKVMKYTKGTADAAKVKDMLKKMLR; encoded by the coding sequence ATGGTTAATGGAAAATTTAACTCAGACGTTGTAATTGGCTTAGAAATACATTTCCAGCCTAATTTAAAATCAAAATTATTTTGCAGCTGTGCAACTAAAGCAGAAACAAAAAAAAATGAGAACAGCAAAGACGAACCAAACACAAGAACTTGTGTTATTTGTTTAGGTATGCCTGGATCAAAGCCAATGCTCAATAAAAAAGCGCTTGACTATGGCTTAAAGTTAGGGCTTGCTTTGAATTGCAGCATAGCACTTGAATTAATATTCTCAAGAAAATCATATTTTTATCCTGACTTGGCAAAAAATTATCAAATCAGCCAATTTGAATTGCCTTTGGGAAAGAATGGCGAAATTGTTTTAAGCAGTGGAAAAAAAATCGGAATAGAGAGAATACATTTAGAAGAAGATCCTGCATCATTAGTGCATCCGAACACTATCCATGATTCTGCTTACACATTGATTGACTACAACAGAAGCGGCATTTGCTTGATTGAATTGGTTACAAAACCGGAAATGAGATCACCTGAAGAAGCAAGAGAATTTTTGAAAAAATTAAGAACAATATTGCAATACTTGGAAATATTCGACGAGCAAACCGGCGTTATCAAAGCAGACGCTAATATATCAATAAAAGAATCAGGATATGTACGAAGCGAAGTAAAGAATATTACTGGTTTTAAGGAAATCGAACGAGCTTTGCTCTATGAAGTCGAACGTCAAAAACAAGCAATGCAAAATAATGAAAAATTAGTCATGGACACGAGAGGATGGAATGCTTTGACAGGAAAAACAACACGATTACGAACAAAAGAAACAGAAGCTGATTACGGTTACATTATTGATCCTGATCTTGTACCTATTGATATAACTCAAGAGATGATTGAAAAAACAAAAAGAGGATTGCCTGAACTGCCTGACGAAAAGATTAAGCGTTTTATAACAAAACACAAGCTTTCTCCTATTGATGCACAGGTACTAGCTATGGAACGAGTATTGGCAGAATTGTTTGAGAAAGTGGCAGAAGAGATTGATCCTATTCTGGCAGCGCAATGGTTACGACATGAATTAGTAAAAGTTGCAAACTATCATAAATTAGCATTAGATCAATTAAGAATAGAAGAATTAGAAATCGTGGAGTTGCTGTCCATGGTTGAGAAAAAAGAAATAAGCGATAGAACCGCCCAGCAAATATTAAGTTTATTAACAGAAAAAGGCTTTTCTCCAAGACAATATGTAAAAGAACATAAACTAACTATAGTTTCAGATACTAAAGAGCTTGAAGAGCTTTGCAAAAAGGCAATTGCTGAATCACAGCCAGCTATTGATGATTACAAAGCTGGCAAGGAGATAGCATTGAATAATGTTGTCGGCAAAGTAATGAAGTACACCAAAGGCACTGCCGATGCTGCCAAAGTAAAAGATATGTTGAAAAAGATGCTCAGATGA
- a CDS encoding NUDIX domain-containing protein → MSDTKLPKVATGIIIYNDNNNKILLVQSHKWPGKWLIPGGGVEWGETAEACAIREVKEETNLDITDITLVDVQESIFPKEFYQERHFIFFDYTAKVINNGNKIILNEELQEYQWIKPEEALALDLNNDTRKFLEKLLKRID, encoded by the coding sequence ATGAGTGATACAAAACTACCAAAAGTAGCAACAGGGATTATTATATATAATGATAATAATAATAAAATTCTCTTAGTGCAATCCCATAAATGGCCTGGCAAATGGCTTATCCCTGGCGGTGGAGTTGAATGGGGAGAAACTGCAGAAGCATGTGCAATAAGAGAAGTGAAAGAAGAAACAAATTTAGATATCACTGATATAACATTAGTTGATGTTCAAGAAAGCATTTTCCCCAAAGAATTCTATCAGGAAAGACATTTTATATTCTTTGATTACACGGCAAAAGTGATAAACAACGGCAACAAAATCATATTAAATGAAGAATTACAAGAATACCAATGGATTAAACCAGAAGAAGCATTAGCCTTGGATTTGAATAATGACACGAGAAAGTTTCTTGAAAAACTTCTTAAGAGAATTGATTAG
- a CDS encoding serine hydrolase, producing the protein MNTKYKWIAIGELIIIIALAFIIINSQTAEKQKEKNSRIEDNNQGLLSQRVYSQLIKPRSLLIINFEPLKEVFTKYIKEKTQNNGSISVYIENLRDGGSLGINERKGYDPASLNKLPTAMMILHKIEKGELSVDTMIRVDDEDRSNVFGDLYKTDKKELPLKIVLEKMLKESDNTAFNMLRKKIDKEDLDFFLQYSGYYNKDVLDQGDRKIELINTRSMYNLFSSLYLSTLLDADNSEYILSLLTTTVFDIREFADLPKEVVISQKFGMLYLNNKRYFHSCGIMYVKESRIFYCIMTENLSEKEGKEVIGTMIKTIYQYINKVKIQLDTYKETELS; encoded by the coding sequence ATGAACACAAAGTATAAGTGGATAGCAATTGGAGAATTGATAATTATAATAGCATTAGCATTTATAATCATTAATTCTCAAACTGCTGAGAAACAAAAAGAGAAGAATAGTCGTATTGAAGATAACAATCAAGGACTTTTATCACAAAGGGTTTATAGTCAATTAATTAAGCCGAGAAGCTTATTAATTATTAATTTTGAGCCTTTAAAAGAAGTTTTTACAAAGTATATAAAAGAAAAAACACAGAATAACGGATCAATCTCAGTATATATCGAAAATCTCCGTGATGGTGGTTCATTAGGCATAAATGAAAGAAAAGGATATGATCCGGCAAGTTTAAACAAGCTTCCTACGGCGATGATGATTCTGCATAAGATTGAAAAAGGTGAGTTAAGCGTTGATACAATGATAAGGGTAGATGACGAAGATAGGAGTAATGTATTTGGGGATTTATACAAAACAGATAAAAAAGAACTGCCGTTAAAGATTGTTTTAGAAAAAATGCTGAAAGAGTCTGATAACACTGCATTCAACATGCTTCGAAAAAAAATTGACAAAGAAGATTTAGATTTTTTTCTCCAATATTCAGGTTATTACAACAAAGATGTTTTAGATCAAGGAGATAGAAAGATTGAGCTGATAAATACAAGGTCAATGTATAATCTGTTTAGTAGTTTATATCTTTCAACATTGCTTGATGCTGATAATTCGGAGTATATACTTTCATTGTTGACAACAACCGTATTTGATATCAGAGAATTTGCAGACCTGCCAAAAGAGGTTGTTATTTCCCAAAAATTTGGAATGTTATACCTCAACAACAAACGTTATTTTCATAGTTGTGGCATAATGTATGTAAAAGAATCAAGAATATTCTATTGTATAATGACAGAAAATCTTTCTGAAAAAGAGGGTAAAGAGGTTATTGGCACGATGATCAAAACAATATATCAATATATAAATAAAGTAAAAATACAGCTCGATACTTACAAAGAAACAGAACTTTCTTAA
- a CDS encoding glycine--tRNA ligase gives MTLSIEDMAIFCKQKGFIYRSSEIYGGLAGFWDFGPRGVELLNALKASWWKFFVQTREDIVGIDASIISHPKTWEASGHVAHFGDLLLVCSKCKYRVRADHFVGEQLGIAADGMIADEINKTIKEKKLVCPQCKGAFKEANSFNLLFETKVGASTETHNVAYLRGETAQAMFMNFKLIADTCRMQLPFGIAQLGRCFRNEIAPRDFLFRSREFHIAEIEYFLHPDNKHCLLLGKRQLQLPVQVLDTSTQAKGQETLKKMTIQDMIKKNMLEEWHGYFLAEQYLWLLSLGLSPGKLKIRQHVKTELSHYSSATFDIDYAFPFGSKEIAGNANRGQYDLGQHMKFSREKLELFDEASKQKVVPCVIEPTFGLERVFLAILFESYHDDKERGNIILALKPSLAPIKIGVFPLVNKLQEKARAVHALLKDDFPSQYDSSGSIGRRYARADELGIPYCITIDFESLEDDSVTIRDRNTTQQKRVKIVDVKKELYNLI, from the coding sequence ATGACCTTATCTATTGAAGATATGGCAATATTTTGCAAACAAAAAGGCTTTATCTATCGAAGCTCTGAGATTTATGGCGGTCTAGCAGGATTCTGGGATTTTGGACCGAGAGGAGTTGAGCTTCTTAATGCATTAAAAGCTTCATGGTGGAAATTCTTTGTTCAAACAAGAGAAGATATTGTTGGCATTGATGCCAGCATTATTTCGCATCCTAAAACATGGGAAGCTTCAGGACATGTAGCTCATTTTGGAGATCTGCTTCTTGTTTGTTCAAAATGCAAATACAGAGTCAGGGCAGATCATTTTGTTGGTGAACAATTAGGAATAGCAGCTGATGGTATGATTGCTGATGAAATTAATAAAACCATTAAAGAAAAAAAGCTTGTTTGCCCTCAATGCAAAGGCGCGTTTAAAGAAGCAAATTCATTTAATCTTCTTTTTGAAACTAAAGTTGGTGCAAGCACTGAAACACATAATGTTGCTTATCTTCGCGGAGAAACAGCTCAAGCAATGTTTATGAATTTCAAATTAATTGCCGATACCTGCAGAATGCAGCTTCCTTTTGGCATTGCGCAACTAGGAAGATGCTTTAGAAATGAAATTGCACCGCGTGATTTTTTATTTAGGTCACGAGAGTTTCATATAGCGGAAATTGAATATTTTTTGCATCCCGATAACAAACACTGTTTGTTATTGGGTAAACGACAATTGCAGCTTCCAGTACAAGTTCTTGATACTTCAACCCAAGCAAAAGGACAAGAAACTCTTAAAAAAATGACCATCCAGGATATGATTAAAAAAAACATGCTTGAAGAATGGCATGGTTATTTTCTAGCTGAACAGTATCTATGGTTATTGAGCTTAGGGTTAAGTCCGGGGAAATTAAAAATACGCCAGCATGTCAAAACAGAGTTATCACATTATTCTTCAGCAACATTTGATATTGATTATGCATTTCCCTTTGGAAGCAAAGAGATTGCAGGAAACGCTAATCGAGGACAATACGACCTTGGTCAGCATATGAAATTTAGCAGAGAGAAGCTCGAATTATTTGATGAAGCTTCTAAACAAAAGGTTGTTCCCTGTGTTATAGAACCAACATTTGGATTAGAAAGGGTATTCTTAGCAATACTTTTTGAATCCTATCATGATGATAAAGAACGTGGGAACATTATACTGGCTTTAAAACCTTCTCTTGCTCCTATCAAAATCGGCGTCTTTCCTTTAGTAAATAAGCTGCAAGAAAAAGCTCGTGCTGTGCATGCATTGTTGAAAGATGATTTTCCTAGTCAATACGATAGTTCAGGGAGTATTGGACGGCGATATGCGCGGGCTGATGAGTTAGGAATTCCTTATTGCATTACCATTGATTTTGAAAGCTTAGAAGATGATTCAGTAACCATTCGTGATAGAAATACTACTCAGCAAAAACGCGTTAAAATAGTTGATGTAAAAAAAGAATTATATAACTTAATCTAA
- a CDS encoding vitamin K epoxide reductase family protein, which produces MALEIIIITLCIIGIVDSLYTAFQQQFSQLFAYCFTKTFKRVGCNEILHSKYARLFIVPNSWLGIITYVLLTIIYAKTNYFLLGALIATISLIVSYYLLYIQEFILKKFCIFCLISTTIMTIITILGWMLI; this is translated from the coding sequence ATGGCTCTCGAAATAATCATCATAACGCTTTGCATCATAGGGATTGTAGATTCTCTCTACACTGCATTCCAACAGCAATTCTCACAATTATTTGCCTATTGCTTCACTAAAACATTCAAACGTGTTGGATGCAACGAAATTCTCCATAGCAAATATGCAAGATTATTTATTGTTCCCAATTCATGGTTAGGAATAATTACCTACGTATTATTAACAATAATATATGCTAAAACAAATTATTTTTTATTAGGCGCGTTAATTGCAACGATTAGTTTAATAGTAAGTTATTATTTACTTTATATACAAGAATTTATTCTTAAGAAATTCTGCATTTTTTGTTTAATTTCAACAACCATAATGACGATAATAACGATATTGGGATGGATGTTAATATAA
- the gatA gene encoding Asp-tRNA(Asn)/Glu-tRNA(Gln) amidotransferase subunit GatA, translated as MNINTTQQQLEKINEEYHYFNKLCNVQTKKTGKLKDYVISVKDALCVKDVETKGGSAILEGYKPLFNATVIEKLLAEGATIIGKTSQDAFGFGTFSTNVGNNMQIPLNPFDKNHSTGGSSGGAAGFTQLAKKKGIKHIALGESTGGSIAAPASFCGVYGLTPTYSLVSRYGLLDYANSLDKIGPIAASVKELAMCLSIIAGHDEKDATSSKTSIPDYEKGLSKPIKGMKIAVIKECFGKGIDPAIKQNILETIETLKKQGATIEEISLPTTTEYALEAYYILAMCEASTNLAKYCGIRYGRHEKLEGNFNQYFSKVRSHGFNKEEKRRILLGTFARMSGYRDAYYIKAAKVRTLIIQEYKKAFEKYDILISPTMPMVAPTFDEIKRLTPLQHYMVDLMTVGPSLAGLPHISCPTGFKDNMPIGTMFIADHFQEEKLLQIASSIEELNHG; from the coding sequence ATGAACATTAATACTACGCAACAACAACTAGAAAAAATTAATGAAGAGTATCACTATTTTAACAAGCTTTGCAATGTACAAACTAAGAAAACAGGGAAATTAAAGGATTATGTTATATCAGTAAAAGATGCTCTTTGTGTTAAAGACGTTGAAACAAAAGGAGGTAGTGCAATTCTTGAAGGTTATAAACCGTTGTTTAATGCAACAGTGATAGAAAAACTGCTCGCTGAAGGAGCAACAATTATAGGGAAAACTTCCCAAGATGCATTTGGCTTTGGAACTTTTTCTACCAATGTTGGCAACAACATGCAAATTCCTCTAAATCCCTTTGATAAAAATCATTCGACAGGTGGAAGTTCTGGAGGAGCTGCAGGTTTTACCCAGCTTGCAAAAAAAAAGGGAATAAAACATATTGCATTAGGTGAATCTACGGGTGGCAGCATCGCTGCTCCAGCATCTTTTTGCGGAGTCTACGGTTTAACACCAACTTATAGTTTAGTCTCACGTTATGGTTTATTAGACTATGCTAACAGTCTTGATAAAATCGGCCCAATAGCAGCATCAGTAAAAGAACTTGCAATGTGCCTTTCAATTATCGCTGGTCATGATGAAAAAGATGCAACCTCATCTAAAACAAGCATACCTGATTATGAAAAAGGTTTAAGTAAACCAATAAAAGGTATGAAAATTGCTGTGATTAAAGAATGCTTTGGAAAAGGCATTGATCCTGCAATTAAACAAAATATTCTCGAAACAATTGAAACATTAAAAAAACAAGGCGCAACTATCGAAGAAATTAGTTTACCAACAACAACCGAATATGCATTAGAAGCATATTACATTCTGGCGATGTGCGAAGCATCAACAAACTTGGCAAAATACTGCGGCATACGTTATGGAAGGCATGAAAAGTTAGAAGGTAATTTCAACCAATATTTTTCAAAAGTAAGAAGTCATGGATTTAACAAAGAAGAAAAACGAAGAATCTTGTTGGGAACATTTGCAAGAATGTCTGGCTACAGAGATGCTTATTACATAAAAGCTGCCAAAGTGCGAACGCTGATCATCCAAGAATACAAAAAAGCATTCGAAAAATACGATATCTTAATTTCACCAACCATGCCGATGGTTGCGCCAACATTTGACGAGATTAAAAGATTAACACCGTTGCAGCATTACATGGTTGATTTAATGACTGTTGGTCCAAGTCTTGCCGGCTTGCCCCACATCAGCTGTCCGACAGGATTTAAGGATAACATGCCAATAGGAACAATGTTCATAGCTGATCATTTTCAAGAAGAAAAATTATTGCAGATTGCAAGCAGCATAGAGGAATTAAACCATGGTTAA
- a CDS encoding ribose-phosphate pyrophosphokinase, which produces MSSQPKMLLVACSGDETAELAGNLQRTLQDDYGLEHQVELLLSKSPEEAKGGEKNHRSPLVAGYFADLEAQIDAGRNLLKDIFQGRHVVLVEHMLTPARRVYMDDPQITTVNDHLMTIRGFLDLIRNVETLQATLVTPYEAYVRSHSVEKYRKRGFFQFDSLRLMLDDLRRGGLNAVVTIDPHSEKAAQISEELGIDVYIANPFQSGRGINPFKLGLEDGRAEEIMRKLRPFQERFAELKEQYKGHMYVVSVDDGTEHRCENFVERAFAELRPHEYYARIAYFEKDRVAYGDSKTAFKPFSKITQENIDREGVYIIIDDMFASGGTSNKAAKILKNCGAKRVEVWTSHAVTMPKQYKNANNLTAIDKIVCLDTVPQSPELNVEYMKASADLLAAKLYQVHQRLVSTR; this is translated from the coding sequence ATGTCATCACAACCAAAGATGTTGTTAGTAGCTTGTTCTGGAGATGAAACTGCTGAATTAGCTGGAAATTTACAAAGAACTCTTCAAGATGATTATGGGTTGGAACATCAAGTAGAATTATTATTAAGCAAATCGCCAGAGGAAGCAAAAGGTGGTGAAAAAAATCACCGCTCCCCTTTAGTTGCAGGCTATTTCGCAGACTTAGAAGCACAAATTGATGCTGGAAGAAATCTATTAAAAGATATATTTCAAGGACGACATGTTGTTTTAGTTGAGCATATGTTAACTCCAGCAAGAAGAGTATATATGGATGATCCTCAAATAACCACCGTTAATGATCATTTGATGACAATAAGAGGTTTTCTTGACCTCATTCGAAATGTTGAAACATTACAAGCAACATTAGTAACTCCTTATGAAGCGTATGTGCGTTCTCATAGCGTAGAGAAATATAGAAAGCGAGGATTTTTTCAATTTGATTCATTAAGATTAATGCTGGATGATCTTCGGAGGGGAGGATTAAATGCAGTAGTAACTATAGATCCACACTCAGAAAAGGCTGCGCAAATTTCAGAAGAATTAGGTATTGATGTTTATATAGCTAATCCGTTCCAATCCGGAAGAGGTATAAATCCTTTCAAATTAGGCTTAGAAGATGGAAGAGCGGAAGAAATCATGAGAAAACTACGTCCATTTCAAGAAAGATTTGCCGAACTTAAAGAACAATACAAAGGTCATATGTATGTTGTTTCTGTTGATGATGGAACTGAACATCGTTGTGAAAATTTCGTAGAACGGGCATTTGCAGAATTAAGACCGCATGAATATTATGCAAGAATAGCATATTTTGAAAAAGATAGAGTCGCTTATGGTGACTCAAAAACTGCATTTAAACCATTTAGTAAAATTACACAAGAGAATATAGATCGTGAAGGAGTATATATTATCATTGATGATATGTTTGCAAGTGGGGGTACAAGCAATAAAGCCGCAAAAATATTAAAAAATTGCGGTGCTAAAAGAGTTGAAGTTTGGACAAGCCATGCTGTAACAATGCCCAAACAATATAAGAATGCAAATAATCTTACTGCAATAGATAAAATTGTATGTTTAGATACCGTTCCTCAAAGTCCTGAATTAAATGTTGAATATATGAAAGCAAGCGCAGATTTATTGGCTGCAAAACTCTATCAAGTTCATCAAAGATTAGTCAGCACAAGATAA
- a CDS encoding adenosylhomocysteinase, translated as MDSSQHYEVKDLKLADQGFKNIELAEMEMGALMHIKAKFSKEKPFHGLRIGMALHVTKETAVLVRTLQTGGADVAITGCNPLSTQDDVAAALAKEGVKVWAYKGETKEDYYRYLNHVISQKPHITIDDGCDLVSEIHMKHKELIPSIVGGCEETTTGIIRLKSMVRDQALKYPVIAVNDNKTKHLLDNYYGTAQSTIDGILRATNILLAGKNVVVVGYGSCGKGVAKSADGQGANVIVTEVDNFRALQARYDGFSVMKMQDAAKVGDIFVTVTGNKHVIRTEHIKTMKNSAILCNSGHFDHEIDVAGLKTIASATRKIRPSMDEFVIGGKKIFLLGEGRLVNLAAAEGHPSAVMATSFCGQALACEYLAKNRGKMPIDVIELPSEIDDRIAKLQLQTMNIEIDILTEEQKKYLTSWQEGT; from the coding sequence ATGGATTCATCCCAACATTACGAAGTTAAAGATCTTAAATTAGCAGATCAAGGTTTCAAAAATATCGAATTGGCAGAAATGGAAATGGGTGCTTTAATGCATATTAAAGCAAAATTCTCCAAAGAAAAACCATTCCATGGATTAAGGATTGGTATGGCATTGCACGTTACCAAAGAAACTGCTGTTTTAGTGAGAACATTACAAACTGGTGGAGCAGACGTTGCAATTACTGGTTGCAATCCATTATCAACACAAGACGACGTTGCTGCTGCCTTAGCAAAAGAAGGCGTTAAAGTGTGGGCTTACAAAGGAGAAACCAAAGAAGATTACTATCGCTACTTAAATCACGTCATCAGCCAGAAACCGCATATTACTATTGACGATGGCTGCGATTTAGTGTCTGAAATTCATATGAAACATAAAGAATTAATTCCCAGCATCGTAGGAGGTTGTGAAGAAACAACAACCGGCATTATCAGATTAAAATCCATGGTGAGAGACCAGGCATTAAAATATCCTGTTATTGCAGTCAACGACAACAAAACAAAACATCTTCTTGATAATTATTATGGTACTGCGCAATCAACTATCGATGGTATTTTGCGGGCGACTAACATTCTATTAGCAGGCAAAAATGTAGTTGTCGTTGGTTATGGAAGCTGCGGCAAAGGCGTTGCGAAATCTGCAGATGGTCAAGGAGCAAATGTTATTGTAACTGAAGTTGATAATTTCAGAGCATTGCAGGCAAGATATGATGGATTTTCTGTTATGAAAATGCAGGATGCTGCAAAAGTAGGCGATATTTTTGTAACGGTAACAGGAAATAAGCATGTGATCAGAACAGAGCATATCAAAACTATGAAAAACAGCGCTATTCTTTGCAATTCAGGCCATTTTGATCATGAGATTGATGTTGCAGGATTAAAAACAATAGCTTCAGCAACGAGAAAAATTCGTCCCTCTATGGATGAATTTGTTATTGGAGGTAAAAAAATATTCCTGCTTGGCGAAGGAAGATTAGTCAATCTAGCTGCAGCAGAAGGTCATCCATCAGCAGTCATGGCAACTTCATTTTGCGGACAAGCATTAGCATGTGAATACCTTGCAAAAAATAGAGGGAAAATGCCAATCGATGTTATTGAATTGCCATCAGAAATTGATGATAGAATTGCAAAACTTCAGTTGCAAACAATGAATATTGAAATTGACATCCTCACTGAAGAACAAAAGAAATATTTGACAAGCTGGCAGGAAGGAACATAA
- the gatC gene encoding Asp-tRNA(Asn)/Glu-tRNA(Gln) amidotransferase subunit GatC yields the protein MIVNKELIKKVAATAKLELTEQELEEFIPQFEEILKTFSKLAKADTKNVLPSFHPVPLKNRMRDDTIHSSLSQEQALSLTEHKKDGYFKGPKVV from the coding sequence ATGATAGTAAATAAAGAACTAATCAAAAAAGTTGCTGCAACAGCAAAATTAGAACTGACTGAACAGGAATTAGAAGAATTTATTCCTCAATTTGAAGAAATCCTCAAAACATTCAGTAAATTGGCAAAAGCTGATACAAAAAATGTTCTACCATCATTTCATCCAGTGCCATTAAAAAATAGGATGCGAGATGATACTATCCATTCTTCACTTTCTCAAGAGCAGGCATTATCATTAACTGAGCATAAAAAAGATGGTTATTTTAAAGGACCAAAAGTTGTTTAA